The Archangium lipolyticum genome contains a region encoding:
- a CDS encoding lamin tail domain-containing protein has protein sequence MLSLTLAACGVPQDGVVDDTTGTQEAPLASVRLRLMAANTTSGNLQSYDPGEGIRIFQGTKPDVVMIQEFNYGDNSATAIRNFVNTAFGSSFYYYREAGAQIPNGIISRYPIIASGEWDDTQVTNRDFAWARIDVPGPKDLWVVSVHLLTSSSTTRNTEATNLVNFIKTHVPTGDYLAIGGDFNTSSRSESCFTTFSQVVTTSSPYPADRNGNTNTNASRGSPYDHVLVDSDLRAYQTSTVIGSSSFSAGLVVDTRVYSPLSDISPALSADSGATNMQHMAVIKDFLIPSDTTTASITVTSPNGGESWVGGSSRAITWTASGVTNVKVEYTLNGSTWTPLTSSTSASTGSYTWTVPSSATTTARVRVSDASDSTVTDTSNAAFTITTSTGGGSAVVFINEVLANEAGSDVNGEFVELVNSGGTAADLSGWTISDSTGVRHTFTSGTTLAAGAAIVVFGGSTGIPSGLANAVAASTGTLGLGNSGDTVAVKNSAGTTVNSTTYPSSLSGTDGVSMNRSPDASSGGSFVLHTTLSGLAASPGKRVSGSAF, from the coding sequence ATGCTCTCCCTCACCCTGGCGGCCTGCGGCGTACCGCAGGACGGGGTGGTCGATGACACCACCGGCACCCAGGAAGCGCCGCTGGCCAGCGTGCGGCTGCGGTTGATGGCGGCCAACACCACCAGCGGCAACCTGCAGAGCTACGACCCGGGCGAGGGCATCCGCATCTTCCAGGGCACGAAGCCGGACGTGGTGATGATCCAGGAGTTCAACTACGGGGACAACTCGGCCACCGCCATCCGCAACTTCGTCAACACCGCGTTCGGCTCGAGCTTCTATTACTACCGCGAGGCGGGCGCGCAGATTCCGAACGGCATCATCAGCCGCTACCCCATCATCGCCTCGGGCGAGTGGGACGATACACAGGTCACCAACCGCGACTTCGCCTGGGCGCGCATCGACGTGCCGGGGCCCAAGGACCTCTGGGTGGTGAGCGTGCACCTGCTCACCTCCAGCAGCACCACGCGCAACACGGAGGCCACCAACCTCGTCAACTTCATCAAGACCCACGTGCCGACGGGGGACTACCTGGCCATCGGCGGTGACTTCAATACCAGCAGCCGCTCCGAGTCCTGCTTCACCACCTTCTCACAGGTGGTGACGACGAGCAGCCCGTACCCGGCGGACAGGAACGGCAACACCAACACCAACGCGAGCCGTGGCAGCCCGTACGACCACGTCCTCGTCGACAGCGATCTGCGCGCCTACCAGACGTCCACCGTCATCGGATCCAGCTCGTTCAGCGCGGGCCTGGTGGTGGACACGCGCGTGTACTCGCCCCTGTCGGACATCTCCCCCGCGCTGAGCGCGGACAGCGGCGCCACCAACATGCAGCACATGGCCGTCATCAAGGACTTCCTCATCCCCAGTGACACCACCACCGCGAGCATCACGGTGACCTCACCCAACGGCGGCGAGAGCTGGGTGGGCGGCAGCAGCCGCGCCATCACCTGGACGGCCTCGGGCGTGACGAACGTGAAGGTGGAGTACACGCTCAACGGCTCCACCTGGACCCCCCTCACCTCCAGCACCTCGGCCTCCACGGGCAGCTACACCTGGACGGTGCCGAGCAGCGCCACCACCACCGCCCGCGTGCGCGTGAGCGATGCCTCCGACTCCACCGTCACCGACACGAGCAACGCGGCCTTCACCATCACCACGTCCACCGGCGGCGGCTCCGCCGTGGTGTTCATCAACGAGGTGCTCGCCAACGAGGCGGGCTCGGACGTGAACGGTGAGTTCGTCGAGCTCGTCAACTCGGGCGGGACGGCGGCGGACCTCTCCGGCTGGACCATTTCCGACAGCACCGGCGTGCGCCACACCTTCACCAGCGGCACCACGCTGGCGGCGGGCGCGGCGATCGTCGTGTTCGGTGGCTCCACGGGGATTCCCTCGGGCCTGGCCAACGCGGTGGCCGCCTCCACGGGCACCCTGGGCCTGGGCAACAGCGGCGACACCGTGGCGGTGAAGAACTCGGCGGGGACGACGGTGAACTCCACCACCTATCCCTCGTCGCTCTCGGGCACGGACGGCGTGTCGATGAACCGCAGCCCGGACGCCAGCAGCGGCGGCTCCTTCGTGCTGCACACCACCCTGTCGGGCCTGGCGGCCTCGCCCGGCAAGCGCGTGAGCGGCTCCGCCTTCTGA
- a CDS encoding BlaI/MecI/CopY family transcriptional regulator — MSETKLPRPTDAELGILQVLWERGPSTVREVHEALNKGAEGTGYTTVLKLMQIMTDKGLVERDESQRAHVYRTRVTQQKTQRQLVTDLLDRAFGGSPAQLAMQALSTKKASAQELAELRKLLDTLEGEEES, encoded by the coding sequence ATGAGCGAGACGAAGCTGCCGCGGCCGACGGACGCGGAGCTGGGCATCCTGCAGGTGCTGTGGGAGCGAGGCCCGAGCACGGTGCGCGAGGTGCACGAGGCCCTCAACAAGGGCGCGGAGGGCACCGGCTACACCACGGTGCTCAAGCTGATGCAGATCATGACGGACAAGGGGCTCGTGGAGCGCGACGAGTCCCAGCGGGCCCACGTGTACCGGACGCGGGTGACGCAGCAGAAGACGCAACGGCAACTGGTGACGGACCTGCTGGACCGTGCCTTTGGAGGCTCACCGGCCCAGCTGGCGATGCAGGCGCTGTCGACGAAGAAGGCCTCGGCGCAAGAGCTGGCCGAGCTGCGCAAGCTGCTGGACACCCTCGAGGGGGAGGAGGAGTCATGA
- a CDS encoding M56 family metallopeptidase: MSGAVSQSLGWALLHLLWQGALVAAALAVALRVLDRRAASLRYLLACGALALMLVLPVLTGWHHYTSSQEAEPLPMAPALEPVSPEMAAPGLGVTQAVVSTPEAARATEPAPVLERVLAPLGEHMHWLVLAWSLGVAVSSLRLLSGWLKLRRLVREAEPAPAEWQRTLERLAERLGMTRPVRLLRSAALDVPAAVGWLRPVVLLPMSALTGLSARQLEMVLAHELAHIRRYDYAVNLVQTLVETLFFYHPAVGWMSRVIRVEREHCCDDIAVGTSGNAVSYARALTALESLRVTPLESGSPAMSALGGSLTERVRRLVVAPAARCSSRWAAGASVLTLMSGMAVAAPLAALMVPERSTTVSEAPAAPVPASAPAITSIVTPVVGGVLEAVLAQAPVPPPAPAPVPAPRPMPAPRPRGEDVDVPDVDEDTTRVGDKQLSVDQLIGLKVAGVTPERVKELESLGYEPTVGNLVQFGHAHVTPEYVKEMTGALGRKPSADELVQMKHLGVSPERVKALEAAGYGKLSGDELTQAAALGVDARFINELKAAGYDKLSFDDLVQLRALGVNGQYVQALKDAGYDKLPADDLVQFKALGVNAEYLRSLRESGLDKLPADDVVQLRALGVNADFIRKLRDEGLDKLSVEELVRLRASGVDADFIRELRKKK; this comes from the coding sequence ATGAGCGGAGCCGTGTCGCAGTCCCTGGGTTGGGCGTTGCTGCACCTGCTGTGGCAGGGCGCGCTGGTGGCGGCGGCGCTGGCGGTGGCGCTGCGCGTGCTCGACCGGCGCGCGGCCTCCCTGCGCTACCTGCTGGCGTGTGGCGCGCTGGCGCTGATGCTCGTGCTGCCCGTCCTCACCGGCTGGCACCATTACACCTCGAGCCAGGAGGCGGAGCCGCTCCCGATGGCTCCCGCGCTGGAGCCGGTCTCCCCGGAGATGGCGGCCCCCGGACTCGGGGTGACACAGGCGGTGGTGTCCACCCCGGAAGCCGCGCGAGCCACCGAGCCGGCCCCCGTGTTGGAGCGGGTGCTGGCACCGCTGGGCGAGCACATGCACTGGCTGGTGCTGGCGTGGAGCCTGGGCGTGGCGGTGTCGTCGCTGCGGCTCCTGTCCGGATGGCTGAAGCTGCGCCGGCTGGTGCGGGAGGCGGAGCCCGCGCCCGCCGAGTGGCAGCGGACGCTGGAGCGGCTGGCGGAGCGGCTGGGGATGACGCGCCCGGTACGGCTGCTGCGCTCGGCGGCGCTGGACGTGCCCGCGGCGGTGGGCTGGCTGCGGCCGGTGGTGCTGCTGCCCATGTCGGCGCTTACCGGACTGTCGGCGCGCCAGCTGGAGATGGTGCTGGCGCATGAGCTGGCCCACATCCGCCGCTACGACTACGCGGTGAACCTGGTGCAGACGCTGGTGGAGACGCTCTTCTTCTACCACCCGGCGGTGGGCTGGATGTCGCGCGTCATCCGCGTCGAGCGCGAGCACTGCTGCGACGACATCGCCGTGGGCACCAGCGGCAACGCGGTCTCGTACGCCCGGGCCCTCACCGCGCTGGAGTCCCTGCGGGTGACGCCGCTCGAGTCCGGGAGCCCGGCGATGTCCGCCCTGGGAGGCTCGCTCACGGAGCGTGTCCGCCGGCTGGTGGTGGCGCCCGCGGCGCGCTGCTCCTCGCGGTGGGCGGCGGGTGCCTCGGTCCTTACATTGATGAGCGGCATGGCGGTGGCTGCCCCCCTGGCGGCCCTCATGGTCCCCGAGCGTTCCACGACGGTGTCCGAGGCCCCCGCGGCCCCCGTTCCCGCGAGCGCCCCGGCAATCACCTCCATCGTGACCCCGGTCGTGGGGGGTGTGCTCGAGGCCGTCCTCGCGCAGGCTCCCGTGCCCCCACCTGCTCCCGCGCCCGTTCCCGCGCCCAGGCCGATGCCGGCTCCGCGCCCCCGGGGCGAGGACGTGGACGTACCGGACGTGGACGAGGACACCACCCGCGTGGGCGACAAGCAGCTCTCGGTGGACCAGCTCATCGGGCTCAAGGTGGCCGGAGTCACGCCGGAGCGGGTGAAGGAGCTGGAGTCGCTCGGCTACGAGCCCACGGTGGGCAACCTGGTGCAGTTCGGCCACGCCCACGTGACGCCCGAGTACGTGAAGGAGATGACGGGTGCGCTGGGCCGCAAGCCCTCCGCTGACGAGCTGGTGCAGATGAAGCACCTCGGGGTGTCACCGGAGCGCGTGAAGGCGCTCGAGGCGGCCGGGTACGGCAAGCTCTCGGGAGACGAGCTGACGCAGGCGGCGGCGCTCGGGGTGGACGCGCGCTTCATCAACGAGCTGAAGGCCGCCGGCTACGACAAGCTGTCCTTCGATGACCTCGTCCAGCTGCGCGCCCTGGGCGTGAATGGCCAGTACGTACAGGCGCTGAAAGACGCGGGCTACGACAAGCTCCCGGCGGACGACCTGGTGCAGTTCAAGGCGCTCGGCGTCAACGCGGAGTACCTCCGCTCGCTGCGCGAATCGGGACTGGACAAGCTGCCCGCGGACGACGTGGTGCAGTTGCGCGCCCTGGGCGTGAACGCGGACTTCATCCGCAAGCTGCGCGACGAGGGGCTGGACAAGCTCTCCGTCGAGGAGCTGGTGCGCCTGCGCGCCAGCGGCGTGGACGCGGACTTCATCCGCGAGCTGCGCAAGAAGAAGTAA
- a CDS encoding carbohydrate binding family 9 domain-containing protein, translating into MPRAWALTAGLLWAGVAAAAVEGPGRDQFLRAARASGPVAVDGRLDEETWARAPVFDAFVQRFPEAGKTPSERTELRVLYDDRNVYFAITCHDSEPALINRNLGRRDSDLYSDRVKVLLDTTHDHRTAYVFSVNAGGVQEDGLHYDDQNYTADWDGVWDGAAGRFEGGWVAELAIPLSLLRFPESPMQTWGFSVRRDIARRNEELESVLNPRTSGAIVSRLGHLTGMEVRPYRALELVPYLAARTVARPQFSDAARPWPRLVDPSLDVGLDLRTALTSNLALTATLNPDFGQVEADQLILNLSSFETFFPEKRTFFTQGMELFNQVGGADMPQTLFYSRRIGLQTPILGAAKLTGTVAEGVELGVLDAVVTGPWRRDVDEERPDRNVGLYLTRPLHLGPNSALPTDPMVPMNYLAAVVRGKVGTSSRVGGMVTMATPLTGRCTAEDAALDEELQPVPCLARGGNAAAVDFDLRTADGQYALMGQVDASQVVGGPPERTLRDGTVLRRGDTGLGGYVRAGKYGGEGFRWDVGDDFTTPRLDLNPSGFLRTQNEHAPRVALRYARPNGMGPLKSLSANMSGGSRWTTDGRGLNRGSWVNFNSTVQLPSFDTLAVETGADFGGWDVRELKNSGVPLENTSTAFLTILADSNENRPVVAGGSLAAAYHFRAGPVAPAWGWQADLYATVRPHPALETNLELFLDRTPTGPRFIKDLGAGRFLLSPLLSDTLSLTLRQQWVVTPKLTLQAYAQLFTTYGAYGTYYEGVSDAARTPIRFSSLRPVEHENTDDFHDVGLNLNVVLRWEYRLGSTLYVVYSRGQQRLPVADGVRPPHTLMPHGLLAGAANDALLVKWTWYWGV; encoded by the coding sequence ATGCCGCGCGCGTGGGCGCTGACCGCGGGATTGCTGTGGGCGGGGGTGGCAGCGGCGGCCGTCGAAGGTCCGGGCCGGGACCAGTTCCTCCGGGCGGCGCGGGCCAGTGGCCCGGTGGCGGTGGACGGCAGGCTGGACGAGGAGACGTGGGCCAGGGCCCCGGTGTTCGACGCCTTCGTGCAGCGCTTCCCGGAGGCGGGCAAGACGCCCAGCGAGCGCACCGAGCTGCGCGTCCTCTACGACGACCGGAACGTCTACTTCGCCATCACCTGCCACGACTCGGAGCCGGCGCTCATCAACCGCAACCTGGGGCGGCGGGACAGCGACCTGTACTCGGACCGGGTGAAGGTGCTGCTGGACACGACGCACGACCACCGCACGGCCTACGTCTTCTCGGTGAACGCGGGGGGCGTGCAGGAGGACGGGCTGCACTACGACGACCAGAACTACACCGCGGACTGGGACGGGGTGTGGGACGGGGCGGCGGGCCGCTTCGAGGGGGGCTGGGTGGCCGAGCTCGCCATTCCCCTGTCGCTGCTGCGCTTCCCCGAGTCGCCGATGCAGACGTGGGGCTTCTCGGTGCGCCGGGACATCGCGCGCCGCAACGAGGAGCTGGAGTCAGTGCTCAACCCGCGCACCAGCGGCGCCATCGTCTCGCGCCTGGGGCACCTGACGGGGATGGAGGTGAGGCCCTACCGGGCGCTGGAGCTGGTGCCGTACCTGGCGGCGCGCACGGTGGCCCGGCCGCAGTTCTCGGACGCGGCGAGGCCCTGGCCGCGGCTGGTGGACCCATCGCTGGACGTGGGGTTGGACCTGCGGACGGCCCTCACGAGCAACCTGGCGCTGACGGCCACGCTCAACCCGGACTTCGGCCAGGTGGAGGCGGACCAGCTCATCCTCAACCTGAGCAGCTTCGAGACCTTCTTCCCGGAGAAGCGCACCTTCTTCACGCAGGGGATGGAGCTCTTCAACCAGGTGGGCGGAGCGGACATGCCGCAGACGCTCTTCTACTCGAGGCGCATCGGCCTTCAGACGCCCATCCTCGGGGCGGCGAAGCTGACGGGCACGGTGGCCGAGGGCGTGGAGCTGGGCGTGCTGGACGCCGTCGTCACCGGGCCGTGGCGGCGAGACGTGGACGAGGAGCGGCCGGACCGGAACGTGGGCCTGTACCTGACGCGTCCGCTGCACCTGGGCCCCAACAGCGCGCTGCCCACGGACCCGATGGTGCCCATGAACTACCTGGCGGCGGTGGTGCGCGGGAAGGTGGGCACGAGCTCGCGCGTGGGCGGCATGGTGACGATGGCCACGCCCCTCACCGGCCGCTGCACGGCCGAGGACGCGGCGCTCGACGAGGAGCTGCAACCGGTGCCGTGCCTGGCGCGAGGCGGCAACGCGGCGGCGGTGGACTTCGACCTGCGGACGGCGGACGGGCAATACGCGCTGATGGGGCAGGTGGACGCCTCACAGGTGGTGGGCGGCCCGCCCGAGCGCACCCTGCGGGATGGCACCGTGCTGCGCCGGGGGGACACGGGCCTGGGAGGCTACGTGCGCGCGGGGAAGTACGGGGGCGAGGGCTTCCGCTGGGACGTGGGCGATGACTTCACCACGCCGCGGTTGGATCTCAACCCCAGCGGCTTCCTGCGCACGCAGAACGAGCACGCGCCGCGCGTCGCGCTGCGCTACGCGCGCCCCAACGGAATGGGGCCGCTGAAGTCCCTCTCCGCCAACATGTCCGGAGGCTCGCGGTGGACGACGGATGGCCGGGGCCTCAACCGGGGCAGCTGGGTGAACTTCAACTCGACCGTGCAGCTGCCGAGCTTCGACACCCTCGCGGTGGAGACGGGCGCGGACTTCGGCGGCTGGGACGTGCGCGAGCTGAAGAACTCGGGGGTGCCGCTGGAGAACACGAGCACGGCGTTCCTGACGATCCTCGCGGATAGCAACGAGAACCGGCCCGTCGTGGCCGGCGGCAGCCTGGCGGCGGCGTATCACTTCCGGGCGGGCCCGGTGGCGCCCGCGTGGGGCTGGCAGGCGGACCTGTACGCGACGGTGCGGCCCCACCCGGCACTGGAAACGAACCTGGAGCTCTTCCTGGACCGCACCCCCACGGGGCCACGCTTCATCAAGGACCTCGGAGCCGGCCGCTTCCTGCTGAGCCCCCTGCTGTCGGACACGCTGTCCCTGACGCTGCGCCAGCAGTGGGTGGTGACGCCGAAGCTGACGCTTCAGGCGTACGCGCAGCTCTTCACCACGTATGGCGCGTATGGCACCTACTACGAGGGCGTCTCGGACGCCGCGCGCACGCCCATCCGCTTCTCCAGCCTGAGGCCGGTGGAGCACGAGAACACGGACGACTTCCACGACGTGGGGCTCAACCTCAACGTGGTGCTGCGCTGGGAGTACCGGCTGGGCTCGACGCTGTACGTGGTGTACTCGCGCGGGCAGCAGCGCCTCCCGGTGGCGGACGGCGTCCGTCCGCCCCACACGTTGATGCCGCACGGGCTGCTGGCGGGAGCGGCCAACGACGCGCTGCTGGTGAAGTGGACCTGGTACTGGGGCGTGTGA
- a CDS encoding organic hydroperoxide resistance protein — translation MSNAPTVLEKRLYTATATATAGREGRVKSDDGNLDVALVPPRALGGNGAPGTNPEQLFAGGYAACFGSALALVARTQKIATGPVSITANVGIGPVGKGFGLAVELIASIPELPREQAEALLRAAHEVCPYSNATRGNIVVDLRLA, via the coding sequence ATGAGCAACGCCCCCACGGTTCTCGAGAAGCGCCTCTACACCGCCACCGCCACCGCCACCGCCGGGCGTGAGGGCCGGGTGAAGAGTGACGATGGCAACCTGGATGTCGCGCTCGTTCCGCCGCGCGCGCTCGGCGGCAATGGCGCCCCCGGCACCAACCCCGAGCAGCTCTTCGCGGGCGGTTACGCCGCGTGCTTCGGAAGCGCGCTCGCGCTGGTGGCCCGCACGCAGAAGATCGCCACCGGGCCGGTCTCCATCACGGCCAATGTCGGCATCGGGCCGGTGGGCAAGGGCTTCGGGCTCGCCGTGGAGCTCATCGCCTCCATCCCCGAGCTGCCGCGCGAGCAGGCCGAGGCGCTGCTGCGCGCCGCCCACGAGGTCTGCCCCTACTCCAACGCCACGCGCGGCAACATCGTCGTGGACCTGCGGCTGGCCTGA
- a CDS encoding LLM class flavin-dependent oxidoreductase, with product MPVKIPFSVLDLSPIVEGGDAAQALHNTLDLARHAERWGYQRFWLAEHHNMPGVASAATSVVIGYVAGGTSTIRVGAGGIMLPNHAPLVIAEQFGTLASLYPGRIELGLGRAPGTDQVTAYALRRNLASDADTFPQDVVELMGYFRPAEPGQRVRAVPGAGLKVPVWILGSSLFGAQLAAALGLPYSFASHFAPGQMMEAIEIYRSRFRPSEHLDRPHVMLGLNVFAADTDAEARRLMTSLMQAFVNLRRGQPGPLRPPVDGFENQMSPLERAGIEQALSCSVVGSPETVRRGLADFIARTGADELMVTSQIFDHAARLRSFAITAEARDALARAS from the coding sequence ATGCCGGTGAAGATTCCTTTTTCCGTCCTCGACCTCTCGCCCATCGTCGAAGGGGGCGACGCCGCGCAGGCCCTGCACAACACGCTCGACCTCGCCCGCCATGCCGAGCGTTGGGGCTATCAGCGCTTCTGGCTGGCCGAGCACCACAACATGCCCGGTGTGGCGAGTGCCGCGACCTCGGTGGTGATTGGCTACGTGGCCGGTGGCACCTCGACGATTCGCGTCGGCGCGGGGGGCATCATGTTGCCCAACCATGCGCCGCTGGTGATCGCCGAGCAGTTCGGCACGTTGGCGTCGCTCTATCCGGGACGCATCGAGCTGGGCCTGGGGCGCGCGCCGGGCACCGACCAGGTCACCGCGTATGCGCTCCGGCGCAACCTGGCCAGTGACGCCGACACCTTCCCCCAGGATGTCGTCGAGCTCATGGGCTACTTTCGTCCCGCCGAGCCCGGCCAGCGGGTCCGCGCCGTGCCCGGCGCCGGTCTGAAGGTGCCGGTGTGGATCCTCGGCTCCAGCCTCTTCGGCGCGCAGCTCGCCGCCGCCCTGGGCCTTCCCTACTCCTTCGCCTCGCACTTCGCGCCGGGCCAGATGATGGAGGCCATCGAAATCTATCGCAGCCGCTTCCGCCCCTCGGAGCACCTCGACCGGCCCCACGTCATGCTGGGCCTCAACGTCTTCGCGGCCGACACCGACGCGGAAGCCCGCCGGCTGATGACCTCCCTGATGCAGGCCTTCGTCAACCTGCGCCGCGGCCAGCCGGGTCCCCTGCGGCCCCCCGTCGATGGCTTCGAGAATCAGATGTCACCCCTGGAGCGCGCGGGCATCGAGCAGGCGCTCTCCTGCTCGGTCGTCGGCTCGCCCGAGACCGTCCGGCGAGGGCTCGCGGACTTCATCGCCCGCACCGGCGCCGATGAGCTGATGGTGACGTCACAGATTTTCGACCACGCCGCGCGCCTGCGCTCGTTCGCCATCACGGCGGAGGCCCGGGACGCGCTCGCTCGCGCGAGCTGA
- a CDS encoding MarR family winged helix-turn-helix transcriptional regulator, translating into MAQKKKSGTVPETREPDMARGGEVEDPLRLEHQLCFALYTASNLLTRLYRPLLEPLGITYPQYLALMALWERTPRTVGELGEALGLDSGTLTPLLKRMEANGLVARRRAAEDERRVLVDLTPAGQQLRERAVSIPKEMFCKLPLAPIELVELRSSLKRLARGMRESDAESEHS; encoded by the coding sequence ATGGCGCAGAAGAAGAAGAGTGGGACTGTTCCAGAGACGCGTGAGCCGGACATGGCACGCGGAGGCGAGGTGGAGGATCCCCTCCGGCTCGAGCACCAGCTCTGCTTCGCGCTCTACACGGCCAGCAATCTGCTCACGCGGCTCTACCGGCCGTTGCTCGAGCCGCTGGGCATCACGTATCCGCAGTACCTGGCCCTGATGGCGCTCTGGGAGCGCACGCCGCGCACGGTGGGAGAGCTGGGCGAGGCCCTGGGGCTCGACTCCGGCACGCTCACGCCCCTGCTCAAGAGGATGGAGGCCAACGGGCTCGTGGCCCGCAGGCGTGCGGCGGAGGATGAGCGCCGCGTGCTGGTGGACCTCACCCCCGCCGGCCAGCAGTTGCGCGAACGCGCGGTGTCCATTCCCAAGGAGATGTTCTGCAAGCTCCCGCTCGCCCCCATCGAGCTGGTGGAGCTGCGCAGCTCGCTCAAGCGGCTCGCTCGAGGCATGCGCGAGTCGGACGCGGAGAGCGAGCACTCCTGA
- a CDS encoding immunity 52 family protein, translating to MTESYYAGIYWPARLESAEECARRTETFFRLLARCDEIFGRWYEQADSAEEALQRGFTPNYETLLRFYRTEENQLGMDGFSFSAWTGHVDDGRGSMVRITCGDASGAYPNCCVLHLPWPEIEPEGARVMTTPVLVNVLRAMVLAWEPVFGVVASDELRWALRPERDPRGFAGWLTYVARVRGEVPPLPPPVQAEPIEDKGTLMVLAPERVSASNPQHLSLAHRAQEVLDAKGLLRPVLS from the coding sequence ATGACGGAGAGCTACTATGCAGGCATCTACTGGCCGGCCCGGCTGGAATCCGCGGAGGAGTGTGCTCGCAGAACGGAGACGTTCTTCCGGCTCCTCGCGCGCTGCGACGAGATCTTTGGTCGATGGTATGAGCAGGCGGACTCGGCAGAGGAGGCGCTCCAACGCGGGTTCACGCCGAACTACGAGACCCTCCTGCGCTTCTATCGGACCGAGGAAAATCAACTCGGTATGGACGGCTTTAGCTTCTCTGCCTGGACAGGGCACGTTGACGACGGACGAGGGAGCATGGTGCGCATCACGTGCGGGGACGCATCTGGGGCCTACCCAAACTGCTGCGTGCTGCACCTCCCATGGCCCGAAATCGAGCCAGAGGGAGCGCGCGTGATGACAACGCCCGTTCTCGTGAACGTCCTGCGGGCCATGGTGCTCGCGTGGGAGCCGGTCTTTGGCGTCGTAGCCAGCGACGAGTTGCGGTGGGCCCTACGGCCCGAGAGAGATCCGCGGGGCTTCGCGGGGTGGCTCACGTACGTGGCGCGCGTGCGCGGGGAGGTGCCTCCGCTGCCTCCGCCTGTCCAGGCGGAGCCGATTGAGGACAAGGGCACGCTCATGGTTCTGGCACCGGAGCGTGTGAGCGCGTCCAATCCCCAGCACTTGTCTCTCGCGCACAGGGCCCAAGAGGTGTTGGACGCGAAGGGCTTACTTCGCCCTGTGCTCTCGTAG